The stretch of DNA GTCATTGCTGCCCATTTTGAATCGACCGCCTTCGATATAACAAAACGCTATTGGTATACCATTTACTTCGACATTTATCATGGTCAATTAGCTTTCCGTTTTCAATCGTTTCTGAATGGTTTCCTTTACGATGTGAAAGTCGTTCTCCGAAAGGAGACTCAAGGAACTGGCGTTGATATCGATTAGCCAGTCTGAAAGGTCACCGAACTTTTGCGTGATGGCTTTGGTGTTTTCGTATCGGGTATAGGTACTGCCTGTGCTTTGCTCAAGTCGTTTCTCCATCAACTTTTTCCATTTGTTGTACTGCCGCTCCCAATAGTCAAAGTACTCCTCCAGCACCTCCGGATCATCAAATCGAATAGGTTCTACGGGGATGATCAGTATGCGGCTGCTAAACAATGTCCTGTCCCATTTACTGTTTCGCGCAATTTCATAGAGCTCAAACATACAATACGGGGATTTGGCATACTTTTCACTGACAAATACTACTATCAAATCTCCTTTTCCTAGCGCTTTCATAAATTCGCTAATAAGCCCACCATATTCGATGTTCATATTGTCTCGCAAAACTTCAAAGCCATCTGCGATTAAGCTATCATATAATTTATTTACCATTTCTACGCGACTCCCGCCTGTTTCTTCCTTATCTCCCCAAGCATAGGAGAAATAGATTTTACTAGCTGGTTTAGAGGTGGAGGAAGGGCTGGATTCAGGCTTTTGAGGTGTCTTATTGTCCTCTATGGCGGAAATAAGGTCGAGTAAGGCTAAGGATATATTATTTCGTTGAATACTTTCTTCACTGTGGTTAATTACCATCGCGTTTACTTTGCGCTGTAAAGCACTAAGACTTTGTTGTAATTGCACAATTTCAGTTTTATAAGTGCCGATGTCTTCTTGGAGTAATGCTTCTAAGGCTTCTTTTAGATGGCTATCACCAATAAGTTCTTTAATATGATGAAATCTATCTCCTTCTTTTTGATCTTGTTGATCAATATCTTCCATCGGGGGCCTAAATTCTTTGTTCCAGAATAAGGCAAAGTCTTTTAATAAGAGCGGTGTTGTACCATCCGTCGCAAAGAATTGCTGCATCGGATTTGCGGGAGATAATTTTGCATATTTTTCCAGTTCTTGCCAGGAGGCGAAGGTGTCTCCATTCAAGGATATTTCAGCATTGGCATTTCTGCTTAGTTCGACAAAGGCATCGCAAATCTCTTTTTGGAGCATTTGGCTAACCTGATCTTTTTTGCTGTAAACCTTAAGACTACGATTTGCTTCCTCAAAGTGGACAATACAATTAGCTCCTTGTTCACTTGAAAAACAGATGCCGTTTTTCCAATAAATATCGTTTGAGAAAGGGCCATATCTGCTTAAGAAGTTGATCATTACATTGTCAGGTAAAAACTTGGGAAAACGGAAGACAAAAGCTAAGGCAAGGTCTCCAAAAATGATATTGTGAAGTTTTTGCTCAGTTGAATCCAGCTTTTCTGGAAGATACTGGGGAGCGATGTAAAAGGATTCCCCTCTAGGTTCAAAAATGAGCTCAAAGGATTTGAGTAGTTCGACAAACTGGCTTCTTTTTTTATCATCATATGTAGGTGATGGCAACAGACGATCTAGATAAGCTTGATCAATCCGCCCTTTTAGAGGTTTAAGCTCATTATTGATCAACAAGTAAACTTGTTTCGTGAGCCAGTTAGGGTCAATGTAGATGACTTCTTTTAGGAGCGGTTTATCAAAGTACACCACTACGCCACTTTTCACCAAGTACTCCAATAAGGTCTGTTCTCCACCTTTCTGGATTCCTGCCTGATTGCAAAGTTGGAGGAAATGATCATGCGTAATGCTGGGCTGCTCTTGTTTTAGCTGCCCTATCAATTGAATGACTTCCTCATAACTTCTTGGAAACGCCTGGCCTAACATAGGGATGGCAACATTCAGTTGATTGCTAAGCAGGTTCTTAAGTTCCATTAATCCAAAATCCTTGGCTGCACTGAAGTTGATGGAAATGGCATCATAGGGTGGTTTTTCCCAGTCTGGGTCGCTGGTACATTTGTTTTGGATAACGTCACTATGGGTTTGCACCATTAGAATGGGACTGCCTGTTGCTCTGAGTCGAATGTTTTCCAACCAGTATTCACAGGACCTCCACTGTTCATCAAAAGGAAGGATGTCTTTCTCTCTCTCTTTGTAGGCAGCTACATTATCTTTATGAGTCCATGCCAAAACATAAATAGCTTCATCACTGAGAAAAAACTGGTGCGTAGCATAGAAAATCTCTTGCCCCCCAAAATCCCAGGCTTGTAGCTTCAGGTCCTCGGTTTTGACCTCTGGTAGGTCTTTTTTATCCAATTGGCCGATTTGAACGCCATGTGTAAAGGGCTCTTGCTGATTATATGGTTTATTGGCCAGGCGGCGATACATGGAGGTTTTTCCGACTCGGCCATTCCCAACAATAATGAGCTTGACCCGGGTGTTGATCACCGTCCCTTCTCCCAAATCTTTTAGGTAATTCCATACTTCTTCGTAGGAATTCCCATTTTCTTCTGTAGAAATCAGCTCCTTGGGAATCGCGGGTAAAGGGTTGCCATGAAGGAACAAGGATTTCAAGCTGTCAAAAGAACTAAAATTGCCAGGTAGGCTTTCTAACTTGTTTTTCTTCAAGTGTAAGACCTCCAACTGCCTCGTTATGCTGATGAAGTTTAGGGTGCTTAATTGGTTATCGAGGAGGTAGGCATATTGTAGTGCCGGCGTATTCAGGGTTAGGGTTCCCACTTGGTTAGCACTTATATCCAAAAAGGTCAGGGCGGGGAAACTGCCCTGCATTTCCAATTGCTTCAATTTATTGCGGCTGACATCCAAATGCTTTAGCGCATCGAATCCTGTGGGAATAATCAATTGCTCTAATACATTGCTATTCAAATCCAGGTGAATTAGATCAGGCATAGCTGCTGCAAAATGGAGCGTCTTTAATCCCGAATTCCTGCTGATATTCAGGTATTGCAAGTGTTTGAATTCCGCTGTAAAGCTTAGGTCTTTACAATCAGACGCACAACAAGCCAAACCAACAATTTCTTTTCCTTCCTCATCTAAACAATAGCTGTAATTGCTGTAAAATCTTCGAATCGCATCAATATTAGCTTGTTTTTCAAAGGTTATATTGCCAAAATGTTGCTGCAATATTTGTTCTATTTGGGCCATAGGTGTGATTTTTCAAAAACGATCCGCTACGCGGATAAAAAGATAAAAGGGTAAAAGGGTAAAAGAGATAAAGGGTTAGTACCGGGCTACTCGAAAGCCAATACTAATGTACCTGAAATCGGCATAGTTCCAGTAGCGGAACGAAACGCGGCAATAGTTAACGAAAAAGTTCCAAGAGCCGCCACGAACCACTCGGCGAGACGAATCTCCGCCAGTAAGCCAGGCGCTGCCATCTTTCGGTGCCCCCTTGTAATTCTCATGCCAATGGTCAGCACACCATTCCCACACATTGCCACTCATATCGTATAGCCCCAATTCGTTGGAGAATTTTAAGCCGACTGGCTTGGTCTGACCATGGCTATTTTGCTTATACCACCCGACTTCATTCAAGTCTTTACTTCCGGCATAACTAAAGTCATTTTGATGCCTGCCTCCTCTTGCTGCATATTCCCATTCTGATTCACTGGGTAAACGATAGGCTTGTCCTGTTTGGGCACTCAGCCACTCACAATATGCACGGGCTCCATACCAATTGACATAAATCATCGGATGCTTTTCCAGCCCTTTAATGCATTCAAAGCCGTCAGCGGTTTTCCTAATTCCACACTTTACACCACTATAGTTACCTTCTAGATTGACCCAATTTATTCCTTTTTCCTCTTGATTGTCCCTTGCATTCAGGAACGAAACAAACTGTTCATTTGTGGTTGGATAACAACTCAAATAGAAAGAGGAGATTTCTACCTGATGAATAGGCTGTTCACTTTCATCTTTTTTACTGCCCATGTTGAAGTTCCCTCCTTCGACATAGGACATTTTAGTTTCAATCTTTTTTACAAGCGCTGCCAAAGTTGTCATACTTCAATTTATTAAGAAAAGCGACGTTCCCAAAAGGTACTAGCCGCTTCCTTACTCGATGTATTTGCCTCCCAAAATGAAAGACAGGATTAAACTCGTACTAACCCGAGGTACGCTTGCATCGGGTATTGCGATGCAACTCTGACCTGATTAGAACTGAATGGGCTGTACCGGGCTACTCGAAAGCCAATATTATTGTTCCTGTTATTGGCATTGTTCCTGTTGCGGTTCGAAACGCGGCAATTGTTATCGTTATTGTTCCAAGATCCCTGCCTTCGTGTTGAACACTTCGGCAGGCGGGCGCCACGAACCACTCGGCGAGTAATGTAGTTCAACCCCTGATTTTCGAAGGTACCAAAAAATTGTATATTCTAGTCTTTTGCTTTGACCATTTCTTATATGTCCCAGCCAGGCATTCAATTGATCCTCCAGTTTCTGAGGAGCTAATTTCTTTTGTTTTCTTAGTCTCATATTGCGTTTAAGGTATCGGCGATACCGTTTGATCTTTTCTTTTCGCACGTAGCGGTAATGAGGAAAAACCTGGAAACCTAGAAAAGGAATTCCATCTTTGGTTTGGTTTATCTGTGTTTTATTGGGATGTGGAAGTAATCTTAGCTTTGACAGGTAAGTGGTCAGATCAGATTTCCATTGATTGAGTTGTGCTTTATTTTCTCCGAAAAGCACAAAGTCATCAACATACCTGATATAGCCTAGAACACCTAATTCTTTTTTTATAAAATGATCAAAAATTCAAAAAGCATATGACCTGCTAAAATTTACCAT from Saprospiraceae bacterium encodes:
- a CDS encoding formylglycine-generating enzyme family protein, whose product is MTTLAALVKKIETKMSYVEGGNFNMGSKKDESEQPIHQVEISSFYLSCYPTTNEQFVSFLNARDNQEEKGINWVNLEGNYSGVKCGIRKTADGFECIKGLEKHPMIYVNWYGARAYCEWLSAQTGQAYRLPSESEWEYAARGGRHQNDFSYAGSKDLNEVGWYKQNSHGQTKPVGLKFSNELGLYDMSGNVWEWCADHWHENYKGAPKDGSAWLTGGDSSRRVVRGGSWNFFVNYCRVSFRYWNYADFRYISIGFRVARY
- a CDS encoding COR domain-containing protein, with translation MAQIEQILQQHFGNITFEKQANIDAIRRFYSNYSYCLDEEGKEIVGLACCASDCKDLSFTAEFKHLQYLNISRNSGLKTLHFAAAMPDLIHLDLNSNVLEQLIIPTGFDALKHLDVSRNKLKQLEMQGSFPALTFLDISANQVGTLTLNTPALQYAYLLDNQLSTLNFISITRQLEVLHLKKNKLESLPGNFSSFDSLKSLFLHGNPLPAIPKELISTEENGNSYEEVWNYLKDLGEGTVINTRVKLIIVGNGRVGKTSMYRRLANKPYNQQEPFTHGVQIGQLDKKDLPEVKTEDLKLQAWDFGGQEIFYATHQFFLSDEAIYVLAWTHKDNVAAYKEREKDILPFDEQWRSCEYWLENIRLRATGSPILMVQTHSDVIQNKCTSDPDWEKPPYDAISINFSAAKDFGLMELKNLLSNQLNVAIPMLGQAFPRSYEEVIQLIGQLKQEQPSITHDHFLQLCNQAGIQKGGEQTLLEYLVKSGVVVYFDKPLLKEVIYIDPNWLTKQVYLLINNELKPLKGRIDQAYLDRLLPSPTYDDKKRSQFVELLKSFELIFEPRGESFYIAPQYLPEKLDSTEQKLHNIIFGDLALAFVFRFPKFLPDNVMINFLSRYGPFSNDIYWKNGICFSSEQGANCIVHFEEANRSLKVYSKKDQVSQMLQKEICDAFVELSRNANAEISLNGDTFASWQELEKYAKLSPANPMQQFFATDGTTPLLLKDFALFWNKEFRPPMEDIDQQDQKEGDRFHHIKELIGDSHLKEALEALLQEDIGTYKTEIVQLQQSLSALQRKVNAMVINHSEESIQRNNISLALLDLISAIEDNKTPQKPESSPSSTSKPASKIYFSYAWGDKEETGGSRVEMVNKLYDSLIADGFEVLRDNMNIEYGGLISEFMKALGKGDLIVVFVSEKYAKSPYCMFELYEIARNSKWDRTLFSSRILIIPVEPIRFDDPEVLEEYFDYWERQYNKWKKLMEKRLEQSTGSTYTRYENTKAITQKFGDLSDWLIDINASSLSLLSENDFHIVKETIQKRLKTES